GGAGCATAAACTaaactaattattaattatattaaatttataatattaaatataaataaaaataaaattgataataacagaGTAATAACAATTATAAACAACCAGAATAATTCAAACGGAGTAATTTAATTCAATTCAATAAAAATTTCTACAAACTTCTTCATCAGAAAACCCAAATTTCGcatcatattatatagatataaaatataaaatataatcgaacaactttttaattttaattttaatttaaatcctAACTATTTTTGCCGCTTTAACAACCGGATTCTCCCTTGCAATCACTTCACGGCCAGCAGATTTATAATCATAGCTACAATCATGACGATCGGAGTACCGATGTTCAGCGCAAAACAAATCACCGCACCGGCACCGGAATCCGGTCAACCCTACACGTTTCCGGCAACCAGAGCACCGACTAACAACCTTCGATTTCGCCGTCGTCAATTCTTCATCAACCGTCACAACCGTCCGATCTACAATCAGATCAACGGTTACGTCCGGCGTTGACCTCGTCGGAGACCTCAACGATCCAGATCTACGCGTATGTTGCGATGACGTCATTGAGCTCGACGTTGTAGTTGCGTTAAAGCATTTTTGACACATATTATTCGTTGATGGATTACCTACAACGCCGCAGTTGTTGATGCAGAGCGTTATGATTTCCGGTACGGTTTTGAATTCCGTTTCTTCCTTTTCTGTTCGTTGCGCCATCTGTAAAtgaaaaaaattcgaaaatatgAAAATTCAAGTGAAATTGAATGATAAAAGAGGTTTCCGGTGACTGATTGTGATTTTCCGGCGActgattgtgattatgattttaGTTCGGTATGAAGAAAGAAATGGAAGGAAGGGAGAGGCTTATTAAGGGAAGGGGTGTCGCAGGGGACGCGTTCATATCATCATCATGCAAATTGTGAAGTGAAATGACTATTCTGTCCTCTTGAactattttattaatttatttttttatattgaaTTTAGAAATGTGGGGTTATAGGCTTATATAGGTAGGATTAGTACGTCTGACgtgtttatttgtttattttatttttgtagaaATGTTGGGTTATCGGTGGATTATTACGTATGACGTGTTTATTACTCTCGGTGAATTAAATCACGAAAAGATTGAAGCTTTATTACAACTTTGTAATTAAAGAAAAATAATCTAAGTTTactaaaatatttaaaacatataaatatttgATTTGATTTTTATTGTTAATTAATGGAGTGTCAAAGGTATGAACTTTGACCAGAATGGTGCAAAAACGTCAAAGAGTTGCACACTTGCTGCTTAAATGCATCAAGGAATAGAACCTTGATAATCACCATGCGTTTATGGTTCTATCGGAACACAAATTCGACTTTTTCGAGTCTGACACCTGAGACTTCTGAAAAATTTATATTCAGAAATTTTAGGATCTGTAGATAACATTTGGTTTAAGACTCATCAACGTTCGATGTACGGTTTAGGAGATACGTCTAAAGAAACTTTTCTACGTTTTCTTTGCGacatgctgaaaattctgacccatTAACCATTTAACCGAGTTCACGGTCAAAAGACATTGAGTTAAGGTCCGAGCTTCGGATAGTGGCAAggggactcacaaacggagccttggtcGCTGACCACACGTCAGTTGATTAAGTATAGAGGGCAAAACGGATGTTCAAAGTCGGGTATTAATAACTGACCTAAATTTGAAATTCAcaatttaacgacccgtcaaagtacacttgacggccATCGTTATCTTCGTCTCACAGCTTGATCATAagtctaaatgaatttaataaataaccttgaattctttatttaaaaatgattttctataaaagaaacctaccaaaatatgtaagtttagaaaaaccatacataaatacttaaccaaaagttgacaaaAACAAACTCAACAAATAccaacaatttaatgtatcaaaatagaatgcaagttaatgtttaacaaaagctgtcatcataaatatgcagactctctatctaatgacccgtcataatccatctggacgaatacattacatttggttacatcgcgaggtacttgacctctatatgatacattttacaaacattgcattcatttttaaaagaccaagtttcattacatcgaaagttgacggcatgcttaccacttcataatatatacaactataattgacttaataataatcctgatgaactcaataactcgaatgcaacgtcttttgaaatatgtcatgtatgattccaagtaatatctctaaaatgagcaaatgcacagcggaagatttctttaatacctgagaataaacatgctttcaagtgtcaaccaaaaggctggtgagttaattagtttttcataatcaatcattttcaataatataatagaccacaagatactcataattagaaaacaatctgtgcaggtctattcctgctgtaaaatcatatatgaagaacatcggaacctttcaaacaactcaccaacggtagctaatgcgtagtgcaatgacaaaatcatctcactgtggtagttaatacaatatgtgatgccccgtacaaaaccatcgtgtacgaatcatcaacaacaggatcattacaaggttaagtactatatgctgtaataaaagaagttgcattcacgataaaaagatgacgtcataaccgacgtcaattgttttacaccaacagtatgcttctacgaatagcaagcatgaataaatgtatgtgacccttaggtcgttacaaaatatagtttcaaatgtattaaagtttgaatgcaagataaatagttcatgcggtgataacactagagcagcgggtgtctacggtaagactagtacacagcggaagctaacctcaagcacctgagaaaaacatgcttaaaaacgtcaacacaaaggttggtgagctatagtttaagtataacagtatgtaaggtaggccacgagatttcagtgctacaagagcgtttcaaaacagtatgataaagtatatgttaaccgtgggcacttggtaactaacttaacgtttataccccctgaaagtacacttggcaagtgcgtatgtttacgaagtattaaacactcgttaaatgctagcgctactagcccgagtggggatgtcaaaccctatggatccatatctaagattcgcgttcaccggttcaaaaaccaatgactaaacgttaccgagctaaagggaatgtttctgccgttatataacccacacatatataagtttaagtactcgtgcctagtatgtaaaacataaaatccgcatgtattctcagttcccaaaataagttaaagtaaaaagggaatgctataactcacaatgataaagtagcagtaaagtatgactcggaaagtaagcaagtaatgaaggttgttcaaacgggtcctcaacctaagtcaaatagtactaagtcagtaaatcgtccaaaaaggtttaaaagtatgtaaataaggtcttaaaggtcatcatcattcatcatcaaacaaaaggtgtaaagtaggtttcgttcatgaaagtagtttaaaacaaaagctgacttcgatcagtcaccacggcctctaaccttactgaattaaggtgagaccagtgggcatggatctgtatatgagtcctttaagtatggtaaaatttacagaagcaaactcatcttcgtttgaccgtggcgatggtctaagtgcgagtaggtcagaaatttctgcacaacgttaaaaggacatagtgacgatcggagggccataaatcctaaaccgtaactcggatcaaGTCGAGTCctgtatgaaaagttatctaatcgaaaagatctatctgaaaatcaaggttacagtagcccaggtgtactggtctgttacagaaactagaaaacagtaggtagaagacagaaagcagaaaaataatgggttccggtgagtttggtgcttgatgttcatcatggttctcattcttgatgcctatagcttcaagtgtacaactcattgatgtgtttacatcatctttaccatggtttgaccatcataacccaagtgtaagtctaagacatgaagcacaactcacttaagtgttgcaagtgttttgatgaaccaaagttacatcaaagtcttagatctaacacatacatgaactttaaaagtaatattgaactacaaacttgaaagtaaacttatgaaatcaagatcttaagatgtagaacatagttcttagtttgatcttgaagatccaagactcaaaagtctagatctaacataagtgtacaaagttataattaaagaaagcttatttgtgtgttcttgaactttcaaagttaacttttagttcaagattaatgagatcaaagttaactagtaacatttgaccaacaagaacataaatcatgaaattaaagtgcaagtataaGCTAAGTAatgagttcatgggttgcatactttaaagattcaaaccaaagtttgatctttaagaaaataaactttaaagtttactaacatgaattacaagtatgatttcacaacacatgaacttaagtctttgaaactttaaaagtagaacataaactagtaagtttatgttcttgagtgttcttgtaaatacaagataaatgaagaatcaaactagtaagtttgatcttgtaacttgtaagtaataattaatcaatgaacaagtaagtaaataataaccaaagataagtaacaacaacaaaagaatgatgatgatatgtgttgTATGGTTTGGTTTTtgtaagaaaagaagaagagaaaataagttccatttacttacaagaaagaaagaaaccttgggagaaaaatgagagaagttacaagtattttttTTGCGTGTGAAAGTGAAAGCAAAATGCTAGCAAGTGAGTAATGAAAAAAAAAGTTTGAACTCCCCTTGTAATACCCCAAAACCGTCGGCCAAGAAGTGGGGAAGGGAGGAGAGAGTTGTTCCTTGGTCACTtgtatgtaaagcttgaaaaagttggttaatggatggccatgcatggggattgtatgttaactagattccttaagtctttaactaactagttaagttcAAAGGGATTACTTACATGTatgtatgggctaactagtccacttaagggtgtagggtgggctttataagcccatgttcaattaaaagcccaagtatgtatgtagttAACAAGtttatccaattaaaagcccaagtaactaactaacaactttagttaaataaaatgattaataaaacttaatcatgagcgtaaataatacttgaaaatattattcgtgtaagtttcgtgtgtcacaaagacgtttcgggcaattaaagtcaagtacgtttagtcatggcaacatgtaaatgtaataacatacatttgtttaattacaagtattaataataataattattaataaataaacgttggaaaatccagggtcgttacattacccacctgttaaagaaaattttgtcccgaaatttaagctgaggtagatggaggagtcgggaaaaggtgaggatacttccgcatcatttgatcctctcgcttccaagtaaactcaggtcctcgtttggcattccatcgtactcggacgatcggaatcttgttgcgtttcaaagttttgatctcacgatccataatttcaacagtttcttccacaaagtgaagtttgtcgtaaatcgtaagttcttccagtggtatgataagttccggtgccataaggcacttcttcaagtttgacacgtggaaggtaggatgaactgagctcaattgtgctggtagatctaaacggtaagtaacgggtccaacacgttccaagatctcaaaaggaccaatgtatcgtgggtttaaatttccacgttttccaaaacggatcacacctttccaaggtgcaacctttaacattacacggtcgcccacgttgaattcaaagtccttacgtttaagatcggcataactcttttgacgaccacgggtagtcttaagtctagcttgaatctgagcaatcttctccgtcgtttcgtggaccacctcgggtccggtgatttgctttttgcctacttcggcccaacaaataggagatcaggacttacggccatacaatgcttcaaaaggcgcggcattaatcctagagtgataactgttgttgtaagaaaattcggcgagtggcaaatgcctttcccaggcctttccgaaatcaatgacacatgcacacaacatgtcctccaaggtctgaatcgttcgttcactttgtccgtcagtctgtggatgatacgcagtactcatgtcgagacgggttcccatgacttcttgcaaagaacgccaaaatctggaagcaaaacggggatcgtgatatgagatgatcgataaaggtacaccatgatgagatacaacctctttgatgtatagttgagcaagtctttccattgtatcagtttccttcatcgctaggaagtgtgcagatttggtaaggtggtcaacaataacccaaatagtatcgtatccgcccaccgtctttggtagcttggtgatgaaatccattgtgatcctttcccacttccattatgggatctccggctgttgaagtaatccagagggtctttgatgctcggctttaactttcgagcaggttaaacatttaccaacataagtcgcaacgtccttcttaagattcggccaccaatactgttctttaagatcgtggtacattttacccgctccaggatgaatcgaatatcttgatttgtgtgcttcatcaagtataatgttccgtagatctccataataaggtacccaaattcttccggaataacatcggagtccagactccctaacctcgaatcgagagacaagtatgttcaaatgttcgtgagatatattcccctccttgagagcctcgtcttgggctactctgatctggctgttgaggttcgaatggatggtgatgttcagagccctaacacgaagaggtgccgtcctctcctttcggcttaaagcgtcagctacaacaatggacttgccaggatgataacgaagttcacaatcgtagtcgttgagcgtctcgatccatcgacactgtcacagattcagttgcttctggtcaaagatgtgctggagactcttgtgatcggtgaagatagtgctcttagttccataaagatagtgtctccacaatttgagtgcaaagacaacggctccaaattcaagatcatgcgtagtatagttccgctcgtgaatctttaattggcggaaggcataagcgataacctttgatctttgcatcagtacacaaccaaaaccactcttcgatgcatcacaataaacaacaaagtcgccactgccctcaggaagtgataggataggtgcggaggttaacttcttcttcaaagtttggaatgctgattcgtgtgcgggttcccaaatgaacttcttgcccttgtgagtcagagcggtcaaaggacgcgcaatcagagaaaatccttcaatgaacctttggtagtaaccggcgagacctaggaattggcgaatatgattcggagtagtgggggtttcccacttgctgatagcttcaatcttggtgggatcaactttgataccctggtagctcacaacatgacccagaaattgtacttccttcaaccaaaattcacacttggagaatttggcgtaaagttgctcttgtctcaagagttcaagtactagtcggaggtgttgctcatgctcttcttcgctcttagagtagatgaggatatcatctatgaagacgataacatacttatccaagtacggcttgcagacacgattcatgagatccatgaacacggcaggtgcattggttaatccgaatggcatcacgagaaactcataatgaccataacgagttctaaatgcagttttcatcacgtcactttccttcaccctcaactggtgataaccggatcgcaaatcgatctttgagtaaacgctcgatccttgtagttgatcaaaaagatcatcaattctaggaagaggataccgattcttgattgtcaatttgttgagttcacggtagtcgatacacatacggaaggatccatccttctttttcacaaacaacacaggtgcgccccaaggcgagaaacttggttggataaatcctcgatcaagtagttcttgtagttggctttgtaattcttgcatctcggaaggtgcgagtctataaggtgcgcgagctacaggtgtagctcctggtactaaatcaatctgaaactctactgctctctgcagcagcaatccaggcaattcctctgggaagacatcggaaaattcgttcacaattcgaacgtcattcacgctcttcacctcagtttctaccgctttcacatgtgctaggacagcaaaacgtcccttcttcatgatcttttgcgctttcacgcaactaatgaggttcaacttcgaggtacatctctctccatagatgatcagtggctcaccgtctccttgtggtatgcgaaataCTTTATCTCCATAAATAATATCagcccttatcttactcaaccaatccataccaacgatcacgtcaaaacttcacagtttgataggtatcaaatcaatttcaaaatctgcaccagctatgttgataatagctccacgactaatatggtcaaccttttcaagttttccattggcgacctcgacaagcatactctcttttaacgggactaacgaccaattaatcttatcgcaaaaatgtctacatacataacttttatccgcaccagtatcaaacaagacagaagctaaaagattgttgattgtgaatatacctgtcaccaagtcgggattatcgtgtgcatcccttgcattaacattaaaagctctaccacggggtggtccgccatcttttcgcttgtttggacacgcatttctgaaatgatcCGTCTGTCAGCATTCGTagcacttccttggccctgtggggtttggcttcccattcaaagtggtgaccttgtagtcttttccaacatgcccagaccgttggcacttctcgcagacaacattgcaatacccagtgtggtgtttgtaacacctcttacattgaggtagggttcctttGTAGTTTGGATtggagttgttgttgggattgaggtttccaccgttgttgtttcctctgaaaccctcatgtcgtttcgccgagttttgatcatagttcattcccctgttgttgttgttgttgttgttgttgttgttgttgttgttgttgttgtggttatcccatttgcgtttctcactagtacccgcttcagacttagccttctccggctcatcaataatgatTTGGTTCATGAGAGTTTGCGCCttgcgcattgcttcggggacatttggtggtttggatgaggtgacgtttcccttgatggacttagggagtccccagaagtaccttcccattcgtttgaattccggggtgaccattgttggacacatcagggctagttccaaaaatctcccgtTGTAACCTTCaaagtcgttcccaacggcctttaactgcatgaattcgatttccatcttctggatctcggttctcggacaatactcatcaatcatagccgctttgaattcctcccatggcgtagcatacgcctcatcaataccttgtgcatgtgccattgtgttccaccatgtgagcgcgccgtcagacagcgtgcaagaagcaaatttggttttgttgtcctccgaacagttgctaactcggaatactgattcaagtttctcgaaccatctggtgagaccaaccggtccctcagtgccactgaagttgtgtggtttacagctctggaattccttgtaagtacacccatttcgaatgggctgcataaccggtggtggtggcggtggagcttggggttgcatttccgcaatggctgcggctccacgttcttggatcatctcttcaatttgagcagcagtaggtgtggatcgaccgttaaccatggtgttctaaacaaaaattttgactcaagtcaaaattcagtattcaaatagtaataatacagtatatagtaaccaacatggaatcaaaacatcacatgttattaaataacgcatctaggtacaaataccacagaatcatcgtacagaacatcgtgcaagaattaaataacgcaaagttccattaataataataagttgcatacatctgaataagttcgtacaatacatgagtaatacaataaattacaactagattacataatgaaatctatatacaaaagccctacggtgaaggtgggtgaaggatgtccataacctgagacatctgctcctcaagctcagctacccgagctcggaggatctccacctcccttgtcaattcctcgactgtgggagatggtggggcaggcggtgccggcGGTGCAGGTGTTGCCGGTGGTGAAGGTGGTGCAGACCTCACGAAACgaggtgcagacgttccggctccagaaatagtcagtacgtaatggggtgccttacgtatctgtgggtcggcagggtacgacccaagccgtttacgagcagtaaccctacgacgtcgaccaaacgcgtcagtgaaggctggtcctccgttgatccccggaatgatggtaccgtcgaagcgatatcgcttcttcggcggggtggagggtggctgaataggtatatcagcagggtcctcatcatcactggagtcgtctgaggaggtgtcgtcggatgaagcatcagtggatgacgggtcgttcGAATCATGTGATGGTGGCACTGGTGGCTGAACTAGCAGtccgtgggcggccatcatctgtctgtatctgaatggcggaatcggcactaaacgtccattaggagtgCATCGGCAcgacatgcgcatatggttacggaatggcccttccccgaactccgcgggaatcacaacaccaccgatgcggggctgtggctccgagggtccgggagcagacggagctggaatctccgtagggtatacgtgtccgtcaatagtagccactggtgcaggcgcctggctgctagtcccggaagatgaagtgccggggtcactcgtgggtagcgggatcggtgtgtcggcagcagcagcaggtggggtggctgacgagtctaaactgcccaaaacgatagaaggtggaatatccgacatctgaacaaggaaaaataaatatttcatgtcagtaagtcataacgcaagcacgtattaggccaacagtttaaatcatgtataacaataagtagcatggaaataataacgaatcgtacagaagtagcatgcaatcgaaagcaagtgatatcatacagtagtgaaatcatgtagtagcatacggcatatagcagtaaaagcaagcagcagcatgcagtaagttcagtagaaacacgtaaactagcaagttgtagattagtcctattagtgaattctactcgggtcggtcttagactcactaatgcaacctaattccctacaaccaatgctctgataccaaatgtgatgccccgtacaaaaccatcgtgtacgaatcatcaacaacaagatcattacaaggttaagtactatatgctgtaataaaagaagttgcattcacgataaaaagatgacgtcataaccgacgtcaattgttttacaccaacagtatgcttctacgaatagcaagcatgaataaatgtatgtgacccttaggtcgttacaaaatatagtttcaaatgtattaaagtttgaatgcaagataaatagttcatgcggtgataacactagagcagcgggtgtctacggcaagactagtacacagcggaagctaacctcaagcacctgagaaaaacatgcttaaagacgtcaacacaaaggttggcgagctatagtttaagtataacagtatgtaaggtaggccacgagatttcagtgctacaagagcgtttcaaaatagtatgataaagtatatgttaaccgtgggcacttggtaactaacttaacgtttataccccctgaaagtacacttggcaagtgcgtatgtttataaagtattaaacactcgttaaatgctagcgctactagcccgagtggggatgtcaaactctatggatccatatctaagattcgcgttcaccggttcaaaaaccaatgactaaacgttaccgggctaaagggaatgtttctgccattatataacccacacatatataagtttaagtactcgtgcctagtatgtaaaacataaaatctgcatgtattctcagttcccaaaataagttaaagtaaaaagggaatgctataactcataatgataaagtagcggtaaagtatgactcggaaagtaagcaagtaatgaaggttgttcaaacgggtcctcaacctaagtcaaatagtactaagtcagtaaatcgtccgaaaaggtttaaaagtatgtaaataagttcttaaaggtcatcatcattcatcatcaaacaaaaggtgtaaagtaggtttcgttcatgaaagtagtttaaaacaaaagctgacttcgatcagtcatcaCGGCatttacccttactgaattaaggtaagaccag
This genomic stretch from Rutidosis leptorrhynchoides isolate AG116_Rl617_1_P2 chromosome 11, CSIRO_AGI_Rlap_v1, whole genome shotgun sequence harbors:
- the LOC139877014 gene encoding zinc finger A20 and AN1 domain-containing stress-associated protein 5-like, which translates into the protein MAQRTEKEETEFKTVPEIITLCINNCGVVGNPSTNNMCQKCFNATTTSSSMTSSQHTRRSGSLRSPTRSTPDVTVDLIVDRTVVTVDEELTTAKSKVVSRCSGCRKRVGLTGFRCRCGDLFCAEHRYSDRHDCSYDYKSAGREVIARENPVVKAAKIVRI